Proteins from one Candidatus Saccharimonadales bacterium genomic window:
- a CDS encoding DUF4385 domain-containing protein, producing MNYKDVDWNIDFRKFPEKYIVGRGEQGVLLVEPYKSELLPYWKFATPDKAEASADKILAKFYEYKKQDDFVGMDMARKFLQMGYTRSRRYANHKGGKKYDGSVPDDKKGQSGSHGRNELPRTKEDPIKAESARIFYHRYETAKNDADYKLLMKQHKLRTTV from the coding sequence ATGAACTACAAAGACGTAGATTGGAATATTGACTTCAGAAAGTTTCCCGAAAAGTACATCGTGGGCCGCGGCGAACAAGGTGTTTTGCTGGTAGAACCATATAAAAGTGAACTACTTCCCTACTGGAAATTTGCAACACCGGATAAGGCGGAGGCTTCTGCTGATAAAATACTTGCAAAGTTTTATGAATATAAAAAGCAGGATGATTTTGTTGGTATGGATATGGCACGAAAGTTTCTCCAGATGGGGTACACCCGCTCACGTCGATATGCAAATCATAAAGGTGGCAAGAAATATGATGGATCAGTTCCAGATGATAAAAAGGGACAAAGTGGATCGCATGGACGTAACGAATTACCGAGAACAAAGGAAGATCCAATCAAAGCAGAGTCGGCAAGAATATTCTACCATCGTTATGAAACAGCAAAAAACGATGCAGACTATAAGTTACTGATGAAACAACATAAACTGCGGACTACTGTTTAG
- a CDS encoding VOC family protein — MKRVIGIGGIFFKAKDPKALQDWYKLHLGIDVQDWGGAAFDWKQKDGKLAGEATAWRIAPVDDESFSPSTSPFMVNYLVADLTGLLTLLREEGCHVIGEFDEGEYGKFGWVLDPEGNKVELWEPFSKI; from the coding sequence ATGAAACGAGTTATAGGCATTGGTGGTATTTTTTTCAAAGCTAAAGATCCAAAAGCGCTACAGGATTGGTATAAATTACATCTGGGTATCGACGTGCAGGATTGGGGTGGAGCTGCATTTGATTGGAAACAGAAAGACGGTAAACTTGCTGGCGAGGCAACTGCATGGCGTATCGCACCTGTAGATGATGAATCATTCTCGCCAAGTACGTCACCCTTTATGGTAAATTACTTAGTAGCAGATCTCACAGGTCTTCTCACCCTTCTCCGCGAAGAAGGCTGTCATGTCATCGGAGAGTTCGATGAAGGAGAGTATGGGAAATTTGGCTGGGTGCTCGACCCAGAAGGCAACAAAGTCGAACTTTGGGAACCGTTTTCTAAGATATAA
- a CDS encoding NAD(P)-dependent alcohol dehydrogenase: MIEAKARAVFSPEGKYEKTIIRRRDVRPKDVLIDIKFAGICHSDIHTVRQEWSDDVVYPITPGHEIAGIVSKVGDAVTMYKVGDRVGVGCMVDSCGECEYCLRGEEQFCVKDSVGTYDDTDRFGNNEQTQGGYSSCIVVKENFVIGIPEGIELSKAAPLLCAGITTYSPLHHWKAGPGKKVAIVGLGGLGHMAVKIAHAMGAEVTVLSHSEKKRDDSLKFGADNYYDTSKENTLEDLESTFDLIINTVSTASMDVSPYLKTLKVDGTMVNVGAPADPVPVDIFALLGGRRSWAGSPIGGIKETQEMLNFCAEHGISADIELITADEIDDAYERVLNSDVRYRFVIDSSTL, translated from the coding sequence ATGATTGAAGCAAAAGCACGCGCAGTATTTAGTCCTGAAGGTAAATATGAGAAAACTATCATTCGTCGACGAGACGTCAGACCAAAGGATGTTTTAATAGATATTAAATTTGCTGGAATTTGCCATTCGGATATTCATACAGTACGGCAGGAATGGAGTGACGATGTCGTCTATCCTATTACACCAGGCCATGAGATTGCTGGAATTGTTAGCAAAGTCGGAGACGCAGTCACGATGTACAAAGTCGGTGACCGAGTTGGTGTTGGCTGCATGGTAGATTCTTGCGGTGAATGCGAATATTGTCTTCGAGGGGAAGAGCAGTTCTGTGTTAAAGATAGTGTCGGAACGTATGATGATACGGATAGATTTGGTAACAATGAGCAAACTCAAGGTGGCTATTCATCATGCATTGTTGTCAAAGAAAACTTCGTTATTGGCATACCTGAAGGAATAGAGCTTTCAAAAGCCGCACCGCTCCTTTGTGCTGGTATAACAACCTATTCGCCACTTCATCACTGGAAGGCTGGCCCTGGTAAAAAAGTCGCTATCGTTGGACTCGGTGGGCTTGGGCATATGGCCGTAAAAATTGCGCATGCAATGGGTGCAGAAGTAACTGTTCTATCGCACTCGGAAAAGAAGCGTGACGACAGCCTCAAGTTTGGTGCCGACAATTACTACGATACTAGCAAGGAAAATACACTTGAAGATCTCGAAAGTACATTTGACTTGATCATAAACACAGTCAGTACTGCCTCAATGGATGTTAGTCCCTACTTAAAGACGCTTAAAGTAGATGGGACAATGGTCAACGTGGGAGCACCTGCAGACCCTGTTCCAGTAGACATCTTCGCGTTACTAGGTGGACGCCGCTCATGGGCAGGCTCACCAATAGGTGGTATTAAAGAAACTCAGGAAATGCTTAATTTTTGCGCAGAGCATGGTATTAGTGCGGATATAGAGCTTATCACTGCTGATGAGATTGACGATGCATATGAGCGTGTCCTAAATTCAGATGTGCGCTATCGATTCGTAATAGATTCATCCACACTTTAG
- a CDS encoding dihydrofolate reductase family protein, with translation MRKIIVLSFITLDGVMQAPGGPDEDISGGFKYGGWTVPYFNEADDAANEMMEKQMKSADLLLGRRTFDIFAAYWPAHADEWPGINDVTKYVVSNTVDKSDWQNSVFLNNVDDIKKLRDSEGSDIQVHGSGNMIQTLLRHDLVDELWLKTFPIVLGSGKRLFAEGTMPAAFTLIESFVTPNGVIFANYKLDGEVKTGSFV, from the coding sequence ATGAGAAAAATAATTGTACTATCTTTTATTACACTTGATGGGGTCATGCAGGCACCTGGCGGACCAGATGAAGACATATCTGGAGGATTTAAATATGGGGGATGGACTGTGCCTTATTTTAATGAGGCTGATGACGCGGCAAATGAAATGATGGAAAAACAAATGAAGTCAGCCGATCTTCTTCTTGGTCGGAGAACGTTTGACATTTTTGCCGCATACTGGCCAGCTCACGCGGACGAATGGCCTGGCATTAATGACGTAACGAAGTACGTCGTCAGTAACACAGTAGACAAATCAGACTGGCAGAACTCAGTATTTCTAAATAATGTCGATGACATTAAAAAACTGCGAGACTCTGAGGGCTCCGATATCCAGGTACATGGAAGTGGTAATATGATTCAAACACTACTGAGGCATGATTTAGTCGACGAGCTATGGCTCAAAACATTTCCAATTGTACTTGGTTCAGGGAAGCGTCTCTTTGCTGAAGGAACCATGCCTGCAGCATTCACTCTCATTGAAAGTTTCGTAACACCAAATGGTGTCATTTTTGCAAATTACAAACTAGACGGTGAAGTCAAGACTGGTTCATTCGTATAA
- a CDS encoding methyltransferase domain-containing protein: protein MSIALLFIFFAVIFICAFFIISGFRGAVWVPAFSKDLILIQQQLRLEAGMNVYEFGCGDARFLRQAARRGAISTGYEINPVMALIAKFLSYRANVTINIGDAWGKSFHSADVVFAFLMPEYMERLAQKMKKELMPGATVVTYVYPLPGMQHYLFEGNAYFYKIP, encoded by the coding sequence ATGTCTATCGCTCTTCTTTTTATTTTCTTTGCAGTCATATTTATCTGTGCCTTCTTTATTATCTCGGGCTTTAGGGGTGCAGTATGGGTACCCGCGTTTTCTAAGGATTTAATACTTATTCAGCAGCAACTTCGATTAGAGGCTGGTATGAATGTTTATGAATTTGGCTGCGGGGATGCAAGATTTTTACGCCAGGCAGCCCGAAGAGGAGCGATCAGTACCGGTTACGAAATTAACCCAGTTATGGCTCTCATTGCTAAATTTTTGTCATATCGTGCAAACGTCACTATAAATATCGGTGATGCTTGGGGCAAATCATTCCATTCAGCCGATGTTGTATTTGCTTTTCTCATGCCAGAATATATGGAAAGACTCGCACAGAAGATGAAAAAAGAGCTGATGCCTGGTGCGACAGTTGTCACGTATGTTTATCCACTGCCAGGTATGCAGCATTATCTTTTTGAAGGTAATGCATACTTTTATAAAATACCGTAG
- a CDS encoding KUP/HAK/KT family potassium transporter — protein MTKINKSIAALTIGALGVVFGDIGTSPLYALQVVFGQQGQHLAVSQLNVYGIISLVIWSIILVVSIKFIGFIMRADNEGEGGIMALVSLVKSTNIRARYKWFFITIGLIGVALFYGDSAITPAISVLSAVEGLHVVAPSLGSFILPITLIVLIVLFWIQKYGTNILGKLFGPVMLLWFITIALGGGWQIWQHPGVLQTLSPLTAIDFFIAQPFSAFIAMTAVVLAITGAEALYADMGHFGRRPIAKAWFLVVFPALALCYMGQGALILHSPDVSSNLLVQLFPGAVQIPVVILATIATIVASQSVISGAFSLTKQAVQLGFLPKMLVKHTSDRAIGQVYVPLINSILFVSVILLVILFGSSDKLANAYGIAVSGTLAADTILFLVVLRTIWRRSKTELAVLAVIFLSVDLLFISSNLTKIFHGGLFPVIIGVFAFLIMSTWLKGGKIVDAERIQMEGPLQGFIDKIHAMKPAVKRVPGAAVFIGHHSTLAPLALHATVEEFHELPEKVVIVSVHLTTAAHVPKEERAVFEDLTFRDGISHVTLSYGFHDSINIPKALKAIRRLNGELDFNPDTATYIVSSNNVVYTKRRNLARWRKSIYGFMSKNAMSVSDYYKLPIERTEEMRISIKL, from the coding sequence ATGACAAAAATAAACAAAAGTATTGCTGCTCTTACGATCGGTGCACTAGGTGTTGTTTTTGGAGATATCGGAACGAGCCCACTTTACGCGCTACAAGTTGTATTTGGGCAGCAGGGTCAACATCTAGCCGTTAGTCAGCTGAATGTATACGGTATTATTTCACTTGTTATTTGGTCGATTATCTTAGTCGTCTCAATTAAATTCATCGGATTCATTATGCGAGCAGATAACGAAGGTGAAGGTGGTATCATGGCCCTTGTCTCACTCGTAAAAAGCACGAATATTCGTGCAAGATATAAGTGGTTTTTCATTACAATCGGCCTTATAGGGGTTGCACTATTTTATGGTGATAGCGCTATTACACCCGCGATTTCAGTACTATCTGCAGTCGAAGGCCTCCATGTCGTTGCACCAAGTCTTGGTTCATTTATACTTCCAATCACCCTTATTGTTCTTATAGTACTTTTTTGGATTCAAAAATACGGGACAAATATTTTAGGAAAGCTATTTGGTCCTGTTATGCTACTTTGGTTTATCACAATAGCCCTTGGTGGCGGTTGGCAGATTTGGCAACATCCCGGCGTCCTACAGACACTTTCTCCTCTTACCGCGATCGACTTCTTTATTGCGCAGCCATTTTCTGCGTTCATTGCAATGACGGCAGTGGTACTTGCTATTACGGGTGCGGAAGCGCTCTATGCGGATATGGGACATTTTGGTCGTCGACCAATCGCAAAAGCATGGTTCTTAGTTGTGTTTCCCGCACTGGCACTTTGTTACATGGGGCAGGGCGCCCTCATTTTACATAGTCCTGACGTGAGTAGTAATCTACTCGTCCAGCTATTTCCAGGAGCAGTGCAAATACCTGTCGTTATTCTCGCGACTATAGCGACAATTGTCGCTTCGCAGTCTGTCATATCTGGAGCTTTCTCGCTTACCAAACAAGCCGTTCAACTCGGCTTTCTTCCAAAGATGTTGGTAAAACATACATCCGATCGCGCCATTGGCCAGGTGTACGTACCACTGATTAATTCAATACTTTTTGTGAGTGTCATTCTTCTGGTCATATTATTTGGTTCGTCAGACAAGCTAGCGAATGCCTACGGTATTGCGGTGAGTGGAACACTTGCAGCTGATACTATATTATTCCTTGTAGTTCTTCGAACGATATGGCGCAGATCGAAAACTGAACTTGCTGTACTGGCGGTCATATTCCTTTCTGTCGATCTTTTATTTATCTCGTCAAATCTTACAAAGATATTTCACGGGGGACTATTCCCAGTTATCATCGGAGTATTTGCTTTTCTGATCATGAGTACCTGGCTTAAGGGCGGAAAGATTGTTGATGCTGAGCGCATTCAGATGGAGGGACCACTCCAAGGTTTTATAGATAAAATTCATGCAATGAAGCCAGCCGTAAAAAGAGTCCCAGGGGCGGCGGTTTTCATAGGGCATCATTCGACTCTCGCTCCGCTGGCATTACACGCAACCGTTGAAGAATTTCATGAACTACCAGAAAAGGTTGTTATTGTTTCAGTTCACCTGACAACTGCAGCACATGTGCCTAAAGAGGAACGTGCAGTATTTGAAGATCTTACGTTTAGAGACGGCATTAGTCATGTGACGTTATCCTATGGCTTCCACGATAGTATCAATATTCCAAAAGCTTTAAAAGCGATACGAAGACTCAACGGAGAACTTGATTTTAATCCCGATACAGCCACCTATATTGTTTCGAGTAATAATGTTGTGTACACGAAGAGAAGGAACCTTGCGAGGTGGCGGAAATCTATATATGGCTTCATGTCAAAAAATGCCATGAGCGTTAGTGACTACTATAAACTACCAATTGAACGCACCGAAGAGATGAGGATTTCTATTAAGTTATAA
- a CDS encoding DUF1028 domain-containing protein, with the protein MIKNTSQNFNIATFSIVARSKDGQSFGVAVASKFLAVGSYVPAATVHGALATQASTNMGLRTEGMNMLEEGVSAEEVLKIFFESDSKRNLRQAGVVDAKGLSATYTGEDCQPWAGGHAEAHPSGSFAIQGNLLAGPEVVESMVAAWCNSDTGLSLAWRLMAALEAGQAAGGDSRGDQAAALYVVEKDKGFEGTSDIAVDLRCDDSSEPIKELKRLLQLHDELFK; encoded by the coding sequence ATGATCAAAAATACATCTCAAAATTTCAATATCGCGACTTTCTCAATAGTCGCGAGAAGCAAAGACGGTCAAAGTTTTGGTGTTGCAGTTGCAAGTAAATTTCTCGCGGTAGGGAGTTACGTACCGGCAGCAACAGTTCACGGTGCACTTGCAACGCAGGCAAGTACCAACATGGGTCTTAGGACTGAAGGAATGAATATGCTCGAAGAGGGTGTGTCGGCTGAAGAAGTTCTTAAGATATTTTTTGAGTCGGACTCAAAAAGAAACTTACGACAAGCTGGTGTTGTTGACGCCAAGGGTTTATCCGCTACATACACGGGTGAAGATTGCCAACCATGGGCCGGTGGTCATGCAGAAGCACACCCAAGTGGATCATTTGCCATTCAAGGAAACCTTCTCGCTGGCCCAGAGGTTGTTGAGTCTATGGTTGCAGCATGGTGCAACTCAGACACCGGCCTTAGCCTTGCCTGGCGTCTTATGGCTGCACTAGAAGCAGGTCAAGCAGCGGGTGGCGATAGTCGTGGTGATCAGGCGGCAGCACTATATGTCGTAGAGAAAGACAAAGGCTTTGAAGGTACATCGGACATCGCTGTCGATCTTAGGTGTGATGATTCAAGTGAACCAATTAAAGAGTTAAAACGACTGCTCCAACTGCACGACGAGCTCTTCAAATAA
- a CDS encoding DNA methylase: MPRKARQSHSAADFDLDVLSGDMDMFRWFLLCYLLGKPIQSVVAVKTWQLFIEEKLDTPWAIAEASDYRLVSVLHEGGYTRYQHVVAHGLQVCMERLIREYDGSLYLMLESSMDEDEFSKRIQKLYGVGPKIAEIFMRETEEVFARRVE; encoded by the coding sequence ATGCCACGTAAAGCTCGTCAGTCACATTCAGCTGCAGATTTCGATCTTGATGTTCTTTCAGGAGACATGGATATGTTTCGTTGGTTCCTGCTTTGTTATCTTTTAGGGAAACCTATTCAGTCAGTCGTTGCGGTAAAAACATGGCAACTTTTTATTGAAGAAAAACTCGATACACCGTGGGCAATTGCCGAAGCCTCAGACTACAGGCTTGTCAGTGTGCTGCATGAAGGCGGATATACGAGATATCAGCATGTCGTTGCACATGGGCTGCAGGTCTGTATGGAGCGACTTATACGTGAATATGATGGATCACTGTATCTTATGCTTGAAAGTAGCATGGATGAGGATGAGTTTTCAAAGAGAATTCAAAAACTGTATGGTGTTGGTCCAAAGATAGCAGAAATATTCATGCGAGAGACCGAAGAAGTATTTGCACGCAGGGTTGAGTAG
- a CDS encoding GNAT family N-acetyltransferase, translating to MTTLRFQELRRGEVTPKYLADINHLLPQLSSTAVPCNDMWIEEMYDNSTRLFVAIDGDTIVGTVLLVPMVILVGQKDWIEDVVIDEKYRRQGVASALMDMAERASRERGATSINLTSNPDRGGARQMYGERGYMVRDTGVFRLVH from the coding sequence ATGACAACGCTTCGCTTCCAGGAGCTACGGAGAGGTGAGGTGACGCCGAAGTACTTGGCGGACATCAATCACCTTCTGCCGCAGCTCTCGTCCACTGCCGTTCCGTGTAACGACATGTGGATCGAGGAGATGTACGACAACAGCACCCGTCTCTTCGTTGCCATCGATGGTGACACGATCGTGGGCACGGTACTCTTGGTACCGATGGTCATTCTCGTCGGACAGAAGGACTGGATCGAGGACGTCGTCATCGACGAGAAGTATCGTCGCCAAGGAGTCGCCAGCGCACTCATGGACATGGCAGAACGTGCCAGTCGGGAGCGTGGCGCTACGAGCATCAATCTCACGTCCAATCCGGATCGTGGTGGTGCTCGTCAGATGTACGGCGAACGTGGCTACATGGTTCGTGATACCGGTGTTTTCCGCCTGGTGCACTGA
- a CDS encoding alpha/beta hydrolase → MKTPKLLNYQDIGHGSVVVLLHGYMASSRYWAQVSDTLAQSHRVISIDLLGFGKSPKPGCSRYDYDAHMASINATLDSIGIDEPFTLVGHSMGALVSLRYASIHPLKVSKLLLTNMPIFLDAKLAREEIMGTNIFYKIGLRPGLNTIVMGLFKLITVLRLLPNKVGDGAASRRTYIFQSTAASRLRSLRNVIYSAKIEADLAAVTATTVILSGLDDRIGYIRDLGKLNTLSGNITTTSVAGGHHLPLLRPDLVASFI, encoded by the coding sequence ATGAAGACACCAAAACTACTCAATTATCAAGATATCGGACACGGCTCTGTTGTTGTTTTGCTCCATGGCTATATGGCAAGCTCACGATACTGGGCGCAAGTGAGTGATACTCTAGCACAGTCACACAGAGTGATTAGTATTGACCTCCTTGGATTTGGTAAATCACCAAAACCAGGCTGTAGCCGCTATGACTATGATGCTCATATGGCGAGTATCAATGCGACACTCGACAGTATTGGTATTGACGAACCATTTACACTTGTTGGTCACTCGATGGGCGCACTCGTTTCTCTACGCTATGCAAGTATTCATCCGTTAAAAGTAAGTAAACTACTTCTTACAAATATGCCTATATTCCTTGATGCAAAACTAGCAAGAGAAGAAATTATGGGTACCAATATCTTTTATAAGATTGGCCTCCGACCCGGTCTTAATACGATCGTCATGGGACTTTTTAAATTAATTACTGTCCTCCGACTGCTCCCAAATAAAGTTGGTGATGGTGCAGCATCTCGTCGTACATATATTTTCCAAAGTACAGCTGCTTCCCGCCTACGCAGTTTACGTAATGTTATTTATTCTGCAAAAATTGAGGCAGACCTTGCTGCTGTAACGGCAACCACCGTTATTCTTTCTGGACTTGATGATCGTATTGGATATATCAGGGACCTTGGAAAGCTCAACACACTGAGTGGAAACATCACAACTACAAGCGTTGCTGGTGGACACCATTTGCCACTGCTCCGCCCTGATCTCGTTGCGAGTTTTATCTAA
- a CDS encoding YdeI/OmpD-associated family protein, whose protein sequence is MKPEYQILPFEDATLWRAWLDKNHTTSDGVWMRIYKKASGITSVTYAEALDNSLCYGWIDGQKKSYDELSFLQKFTPRRKRSMWSKRNIEHIARLKDAGLMMPAGLAEITRAQEDGRWQAAYDAPSNMTIPDEFLKEIEKYPQAREFFETLNKTHRYAIAWRLQTAKTDATRARRQAKIIAMLGEQNFV, encoded by the coding sequence ATGAAACCTGAGTACCAAATACTACCCTTTGAAGATGCCACTTTGTGGCGAGCATGGCTTGATAAAAACCATACTACTAGTGACGGCGTATGGATGCGTATTTATAAAAAAGCCTCAGGTATTACATCTGTCACGTATGCCGAGGCGCTTGACAATTCACTATGTTACGGATGGATAGACGGCCAGAAAAAATCGTACGATGAACTATCTTTTTTGCAAAAATTTACGCCTAGGCGAAAACGAAGTATGTGGTCAAAGCGAAACATTGAGCATATCGCACGACTCAAAGATGCTGGCCTTATGATGCCAGCAGGCTTAGCTGAAATCACCAGAGCTCAAGAAGATGGTAGATGGCAAGCTGCTTACGATGCACCAAGTAACATGACTATTCCAGATGAATTTCTTAAAGAAATTGAAAAGTATCCGCAGGCACGAGAGTTTTTTGAAACACTGAATAAAACACATAGATATGCCATAGCGTGGCGCCTTCAAACGGCTAAAACAGATGCAACCAGGGCTCGACGTCAAGCTAAGATTATTGCAATGCTCGGCGAGCAAAACTTTGTCTAA
- a CDS encoding DUF3817 domain-containing protein — protein sequence MDEQAAPIPRMFNTLTQKVSFVYNKTHWFTDKEAWTLYRIVAFGEAFGWTLLISAITYRAFHLPGYAIAVSIAGMTHGLFFSLYFLFVFLTARSMKWGFWRMSGALVTGIAPYTSLIFEKIMARDRKKRPIYVEPPEDI from the coding sequence ATGGACGAGCAGGCCGCACCTATACCTAGAATGTTCAATACCTTAACTCAGAAGGTTAGTTTCGTATATAACAAAACACACTGGTTTACAGATAAAGAAGCTTGGACGCTATATAGGATAGTCGCATTTGGTGAAGCATTTGGCTGGACGCTACTCATTAGTGCCATCACTTATAGGGCATTTCATTTACCTGGGTATGCGATTGCAGTCAGTATTGCTGGCATGACACATGGCTTATTCTTCTCTCTATATTTTCTCTTTGTATTTCTCACTGCACGGAGTATGAAATGGGGATTTTGGCGAATGTCAGGGGCACTCGTTACTGGGATTGCACCATATACATCGCTTATATTTGAAAAGATTATGGCACGTGATCGAAAAAAACGACCAATCTATGTAGAGCCACCGGAAGATATTTAG
- a CDS encoding SHOCT domain-containing protein, which translates to MHNYQMMNGHGVDSSWGFVMMLLWAVIIAGIILVIVRFARGHEHRGVSPRGQDAVDIVKERYAKGEIDKEQFEQLKKDLAK; encoded by the coding sequence ATGCACAATTATCAGATGATGAATGGACATGGCGTTGACTCAAGTTGGGGATTTGTAATGATGCTCCTTTGGGCTGTAATTATCGCTGGAATAATACTTGTTATCGTGCGGTTTGCGAGAGGGCATGAACATCGTGGTGTATCACCACGTGGCCAGGATGCGGTGGACATTGTCAAAGAACGCTACGCTAAAGGTGAAATAGATAAAGAACAGTTCGAACAGCTTAAGAAGGATCTTGCTAAGTAA
- a CDS encoding DUF4190 domain-containing protein, whose amino-acid sequence MEEVTKQVTVKKLSTAALVGLILGIIALLLSAIPIINNFAAFLAVIGLVFGIVGLVGTTKSKRRGKGMAIAAIILSVLAFIIVIASQSFYSSVLDGASKEANKSLDKMSGDATADILGKDVDVTLGTFSAVEGEYGIVTTKLPVKVTNKLGEAKSYYIKVEAVDAAGNRIVDDTISVDKLGSTQSQDLEAFKYVESTKLEALKTATFKISSVSEL is encoded by the coding sequence ATGGAAGAAGTAACGAAACAAGTAACAGTTAAGAAATTATCGACAGCTGCCTTAGTTGGGCTAATCCTGGGGATTATTGCTCTTTTACTATCTGCTATCCCAATCATTAACAATTTTGCTGCATTTCTCGCAGTTATAGGTTTGGTGTTTGGTATTGTTGGACTCGTTGGCACAACAAAGTCTAAACGACGCGGCAAGGGAATGGCAATCGCTGCGATCATTCTATCTGTACTTGCATTCATTATTGTTATTGCAAGCCAATCATTTTATAGCAGTGTTTTAGATGGTGCATCCAAAGAAGCCAATAAATCACTTGATAAAATGTCAGGTGATGCAACTGCGGATATTCTTGGTAAAGATGTTGATGTAACCCTTGGAACCTTTTCTGCAGTTGAAGGAGAATACGGTATTGTCACAACAAAACTACCCGTAAAAGTTACAAATAAACTCGGCGAAGCAAAATCATACTATATTAAAGTCGAAGCAGTAGATGCAGCCGGAAACCGCATCGTTGACGATACAATATCTGTCGATAAACTTGGCTCAACTCAGTCACAGGACTTAGAAGCATTCAAATACGTGGAAAGCACTAAGCTCGAAGCACTAAAGACTGCAACATTTAAAATCTCGTCAGTTTCAGAACTATAG